In Candidatus Hydrogenedentota bacterium, the DNA window ACATTTTCCTGGAACCGGGGGAGAACGGGTTCGGCACCCGCCTCGGACAATTCTTTGATGCCCTCAGCGACTTCGCCAACAACGTGGAATCGTCCTCGGTGCGCGAAGCCCTCGTCTCGGAGACGCAGCAGCTCGCTCTTAGCTTCAACAACGTAGCTGAGCGCTTCAATATCCTGCGCACGAACGCCAACGAAGAAGTGCGCAGCATCGTCCCCCAAATCAATTCCCTTGCCGAGCGCCTGGCCGAGATCAACCAGCAGATCGTCCGGTCCGAGGCCAATCTCACCAACGCTAACGACCTGCGCGACGAACGCGACCGGCTCCTGGACGAACTGTCGGGTCTCGTAAACATCACGACGGTCGAGCAAGACAAGATGGTCAGCGTCTTTATCGGTAGCGACGCTCTTGTGGAAGGCAACCTGTGGAACGAGCTCGAGGCGGTGCGGAACCCGGCCCTTGATCCCGAACGCCCGGACCTGCTCGAGGTGCGTTTCGCCGACAGCAGCCATGCCGTCGACGTCAGCGACGGCCAACTGTTCGCAGCCCTCAATATGCGCGATGTGATCCTGCCGGCGTTCGACGACCGTCTCGACACCCTCGCCAACTCCCTCATCGGCGCAATCAACCGCATACATTCCCAAGGCAACGGGATTGACAATCTCTCCGGCGTTATTTCGAGCAGCAACGACGTGTCCGCTCCCGCCGACGCGTTAGTGGGCGGGGCGTTGCCCTTCGATGTACAGGCAGGCACGTTTGATGTGGTGGTATACGACGCCTCGGGCGTGCCTACGTCCACCACGATCACCATCACCGCATCGACAACCCTGAACGACTTGGCCGCATCGTTAAATGCTGTCGGCAACTTCTCGGCGGCTGTCGTCGGCAACCGCATCGAGCTGGGCGCGACGGGGGCGTATACCTTTGGCTTCGCCAACGACAACACGGGCGTACTTACCGCGCTGGGCATCAACGGCCTGTTCACCGGGAGCGACGCAGCCTCGATTGCCCTGAATCCCGACATTCAGGCCAACCCCGACCTCATTTCATCGGCATACAGCCTTGACCCCCTTGCTACGGGCGACAATTCGGCGGCGCTGGATATGGCGGCTGTCCGGAACGCCCGGATTCTCGATGACGGTTCCTCAACGCTCAGCGAGTATTACGAGGCCACTATTGCGCGTCTCGGGGTCGAAAGCCGCGCCGCGGAAGACGAGCTCGGGGTCCAACAGACCTTCGTCGATGATTTCCAGCGGCGCCGCCAGCAGGTGTCGGGCGTATCCCTCGACGAAGAAATCTCGCTCTTGATCCAGTACCAGCGCGCTTTCGAAGGTTCCGCGCGCGTCATCACCGTCACCGACCGCATGCTCGGCGCCCTTCTCGCCATGGCCACATAGGGCGCGACAGGGTAGGCGCCTGACCACGGGTATCCTGCATTCATGTCCCGAAACGTGAAATACGAATGTTTTCGCGTTCATTTGAACGATGGGCCGGGCCTTCAGCCCGGGGGATGCTTGGGAACCCGTTTTCCCAGGCCTTCAGCCTGGGCTGGTATGTTTCGCGCCGTTGGCGCTGAAGAGCACAGGCGACTGGAGCGCAGAAACGGGGCTGGACCCGTTCCTCGCGCCTCAGGCCAAGAAAAGACATTCACAACAATCAAGCGGGCTGAAGGCCCGAAACATGCCGCCTGACGGGCCAGCGGCCCGGCCACACACCAGATCTGAAGCGCCAACGGTGCACGGCCTGCGTCCTCCGGAGCGCCAAAGGCGCGTACCATACCAGCCTGGCCTGAAGGGCCAGGGGATGGGATTCAAAACAGGCAAGAGGGCTGAAGGCCCGAAACATGCCGGAGATGTCATGCAAGTGGTGGGCTCCGAAGATACGCCACGCCACAGCGGAGAGGTCTCTGGAGCGCCGACGCGGCAGACGGCAGAAGAATGCCGAGCTGGCGCTCGGCGCTCCCAGGGGCGCCATCTCCTTGCCGTGGTCAGATAACACCGCCAACGGCCAACGGCCTGCGCCCTCCGGAGCGCCAAAGGCGCGTAACATGGATTCTCCGGACCGCC includes these proteins:
- the flgK gene encoding flagellar hook-associated protein FlgK, yielding MGTLFSALDVARSGLTAAQVQLDTTAHNIANVNTEGYSRQRAELLTRVPITTPYGQIGRGVQVDNIVRIRDTFLDMAYREQASGLGTAELTSEYYALIDDIFLEPGENGFGTRLGQFFDALSDFANNVESSSVREALVSETQQLALSFNNVAERFNILRTNANEEVRSIVPQINSLAERLAEINQQIVRSEANLTNANDLRDERDRLLDELSGLVNITTVEQDKMVSVFIGSDALVEGNLWNELEAVRNPALDPERPDLLEVRFADSSHAVDVSDGQLFAALNMRDVILPAFDDRLDTLANSLIGAINRIHSQGNGIDNLSGVISSSNDVSAPADALVGGALPFDVQAGTFDVVVYDASGVPTSTTITITASTTLNDLAASLNAVGNFSAAVVGNRIELGATGAYTFGFANDNTGVLTALGINGLFTGSDAASIALNPDIQANPDLISSAYSLDPLATGDNSAALDMAAVRNARILDDGSSTLSEYYEATIARLGVESRAAEDELGVQQTFVDDFQRRRQQVSGVSLDEEISLLIQYQRAFEGSARVITVTDRMLGALLAMAT